From one Musa acuminata AAA Group cultivar baxijiao chromosome BXJ2-6, Cavendish_Baxijiao_AAA, whole genome shotgun sequence genomic stretch:
- the LOC103987809 gene encoding uncharacterized protein LOC103987809: protein MEAIFCLRAAIVPPSTRTRCLVGFHPTSGLAPVRHLSFPRSWRRHHGVSCSQVPPRPPPLEEDEGKKGRSGGRKVTKVAAVGVAVVAACALAAVGLSRGAPAAPALPSTFRTMPTKDNGRSLPIQGPSGGGGGPRNVLVSQDPSTPCNMTVQATRDALRVILFGTKDLSAMGTTNVSSENCFASAGTYDVGICLVQRYIGKKDYHQAKDICEQICAVRPKHDARPCLFKAVIYMMLTVERMLADSPTTTMSSDQLKNSIENDLKDLDKLIDKAKTSWKKYKDLGPFASEPTTDDGPQDTQK from the exons ATGGAAGCCATCTTCTGCCTCCGTGCCGCGATCGTTCCTCCGTCCACGAGGACGCGCTGCCTCGTGGGTTTCCACCCCACGAGTGGCCTTGCACCCGTTCGCCACCTCAGCTTTCCCCGTTCGTGGCGCCGCCATCATGGCGTATCCTGCTCCCAAGTTCCTCCGCGGCCACCGCCTCTCGAGGAGGACGAAGGCAAAAAGGGCCGTTCCGGAGGGCGGAAAGTGACGAAAGTGGCGGCGGTCGGGGTCGCCGTCGTCGCAGCTTGCGCCTTGGCTGCTGTTGGCCTGTCGCGCGGCGCACCTGCCGCTCCGGCGTTGCCGAGCACGTTTAGGACTATGCCCACTAAAGACAACGGCCGGTCATTACCCATTCAAGGGCCGTCGGGAGGCGGCGGCGGGCCTAGGAATGTGCTCGTCAGTCAAGATCCGTCGACGCCCTGCAACATGACCGTGCAAGCGACGCGCGATGCGCTGCGGGTTATCTTATTCGGGACGAAG GATCTCTCAGCCATGGGAACAACTAATGTCTCGTCCGAAAATTGCTTTGCAAGTGCCGGGACGTACGATGTAGGAATCTGTCTAGTTCAAAGATACATCGGGAAG AAAGACTATCATCAGGCCAAAGATATCTGCGAGCAAATTTGCGCTGTCAGACCTAAGCATGACGCCAGGCCCTGTCTTTTCAAG GCTGTTATCTACATGATGTTGACGGTGGAAAGGATGTTGGCAGATTcgccgacgacgacgatgagTTCGGATCAGCTGAAAAATTCGATCGAGAACGATCTCAAAGACTTGGATAAATTGATCGACAAGGCGAAGACATCGTGGAAAAAGTACAAAGATTTAGGACCGTTTGCATCTGAGCCGACTACTGATGATGGTCCGCAAGACACACAAAAGTAG
- the LOC103987804 gene encoding protein SEEDLING PLASTID DEVELOPMENT 1 isoform X1: MLLLRPNPHLSSVAALARTRGSLPPFLSFFSLRLPSRSLPAPLPLFSTPPRRPRRLPPPTAGDDVADQYDGFDEELRRLLVLLPLEMRRRAEAHPEVRRLVEIVMDLGRRPLARFPSGDFFLSDCPISSQDLHHAASQVGDFAADNRAGISRTLHRISAIRNRKGSIVGLTCRVGRSVTGSANLLRDLVKDGGSLLLIGPPGVGKTTVIREIARMLADDYKKRVMIVDTSNEIGGDGDIPHAGIGSARRLQVPYPDMQHKVLIEAVENHMPQVIVIDEIGTKLEAVAASTIAQRGIQLVATAHGVTIENLIMNPSLEMLVGGIQSVTLGDEEASRRGVQKTVLERKGPSTFTFGAEIVSKTEVRVHRSLEATVDALLAGRSPNFEIRKMDIEESTVETLPLQKESLGDIFTLKEEESKVENDLLIPSQKLCNNMPAIEFKEKELDISHKVGRDFHLFVYGIMESSILQALKQLGIDEMIEITDNISEADAFLALSSKLKKNSQIQAVAKSRDIPIFVTKSTSLVQITKAVGALVNEHANVSKYHKAEHEATSSEMVDALEEARLAIEQIVIPQGKSVQLLPRPPHIIPVQIDLIKKYKLKWEMVGQEPGVYLRIFPLPLLAGIGEKKSVGQVVDENIELDELRSFSDTESSQSGIPRLPLLPEW, translated from the exons ATGCTGCTGCTCCGCCCAAATCCGCACCTGTCCTCCGTCGCCGCCCTAGCCCGCACCCGCGGCTCCCTCCCGCCGTTCCTCTCATTCTTCTCCCTCCGGCTCCCGTCCCGTAGCCTCCCCGCGCCGTTGCCCCTTTTCTCTACGCCGCCGCGCCGGCCGCGCCGTCTTCCCCCTCCCACCGCCGGCGACGACGTCGCCGACCAATACGACGGGTTCGATGAGGAGCTGCGCCGTCTTCTGGTCCTCCTCCCGCTGGAGATGCGGAGGCGGGCGGAGGCCCATCCGGAGGTCCGCCGCCTCGTCGAGATCGTCATGGACCTGGGCCGGCGGCCCCTTGCCCGCTTCCCCTCCGGCGACTTCTTTCTCTCCGACTGCCCCATCTCCTCCCAGGACCTCCACCACGCCGCCTCCCAG GTGGGCGACTTTGCCGCGGATAATCGGGCGGGCATCAGTCGGACGTTGCACCGGATTAGCGCCATCAGGAACCGGAAGGGCTCCATCGTTGGACTCACTTGCCGGGTTGGCCGATCAGTCACCGGCAGTGCCAATCTGCTGCGTGATTTGGTGAAGGATGGGGGTTCACTGTTACTTATAGGTCCTCCAGGAGTCGGCAAGACCACAGTCATCAG AGAAATAGCAAGGATGCTTGCAGATGATTACAAGAAACGGGTCATGATCGTTGACACCTCCAATGAGATAGGTGGAGATGGTGACATTCCTCATGCTGGGATAGGGAGTGCCCGTAGGTTGCAAGTGCCCTACCCTGACATGCAACACAAG GTGTTGATCGAAGCAGTAGAAAACCATATGCCACAAGTAATTGTGATCGATGAAATTGGAACTAAGCTAGAAGCGGTAGCTGCTAGTACCATTGCACAACGTGGTATCCAGCTTGTTGCCACTGCTCATGGAGTAACAATAGAGAATTTGATCATGAATCCTTCTTTAGAGATGCTTGTGGGGGGAATACAA AGTGTTACTTTAGGTGATGAAGAGGCTAGCAGAAGAGGTGTCCAGAAGACTGTCCTGGAGCGAAAAGGACCTTCAACATTTACATTTGGTGCAGAGATTGTCTCAAAGACTGAAGTACGAGTCCATCGTAGTTTAGAAGCCACAGTGGATGCTCTTCTAGCAG GCCGGTCTCCAAATTTTGAAATTCGCAAGATGGACATCGAAGAGTCGACAGTTGAAACCCTTCCTTTGCAGAAGGAATCTCTTGGCGATATTTTCACTTTGAAGGAAGAAGAAAGCAAGGTCGAGAATGATCTTCTaattcctagtcaaaagttgtgcAACAACATGCCTGCTATTGAATTTAAGGAAAAAGAGCTTGATATATCTCATAAAGTTGGAAGAGATTTCCACCTCTTTGTTTATGGG ATCATGGAATCAAGCATCTTACAAGCACTAAAACAGTTGGGAATTGATGAAATGATTGAGATAACTGATAATATAAGTGAAGCAGATGCATTTCTTGCCTTATCCTCCAAACTCAAAAAGAACTCCCAAATTCAGGCAGTTGCCAAGTCTCGCGACATTCCAATCTTTGTCACAAAG TCAACCTCTTTGGTACAGATTACAAAGGCTGTAGGTGCCCTTGTTAATGAACATGCCAATGTATCCAAATATCATAAAGCAGAACACGAAGCAACTTCATCAGAGATGGTTGATGCTctagag GAAGCAAGACTGGCTATCGAACAAATTGTGATTCCACAAGGGAAGTCCGTACAGCTTCTCCCAAGACCACCACATATCATTCCAGTTCAGATAGACCTGATCAAGAAGTACAAACTCAAGTGGGAGATGGTGGGCCAAGAGCCTGGTGTTTATCTAAGAATCTTTCCCCTTCCCCTCCTGGCTGGCATTGGAGAAAAGAAATCCGTTGGTCAAGTTGTTGATGAGAATATTGAGCTCGACGAATTAAGAAGTTTCAGTGATACAGAGAGTTCACAAAGTGGGATACCTAGACTGCCTCTCCTCCCTGAATGGTAG
- the LOC135614843 gene encoding protein IQ-DOMAIN 9-like isoform X2, whose product MASEDIAATRIQTAFRGFKARKAFRSLKRVQRLQAFTHRNSVQKQASNTWSHVQSWSKMQAEIRARRANMVAEGRFRQKKHDNRSKLEAKLHDLALEWNGGSETKEEIVARIQQREEAAVKRERAMAYAFSHQWRVNSGVSQGPFVYELAKGNWEWSWVDRWIAARPWETRPSSHSMAKTASKAGKNASLSGQKAQGSTKKPSKPSEEAAASKESNTTNVASSARPRTRSTKATKQEQQP is encoded by the exons ATGGCTTCTGAGGATATTGCTGCTACTCGAATCCAAACTGCTTTCCGAGGATTCAAG GCAAGGAAAGCTTTCCGTAGTCTGAAGAGAGTCCAAAGATTGCAAGCCTTTACCCATCGCAATTCTGTACAGAAGCAGGCATCAAACACTTGGAGCCATGTCCAGTCCTGGAGCAAAATGCAAGCAGAAATCAGAGCCCGACGTGCTAATATGGTGGCAGAAGGCCGCTTCAGGCAGAAGAAACATGACAACCGGTCGAAACTTGAGGCCAAGCTTCATGATCTTGCG TTGGAATGGAACGGAGGCTCCGAGACGAAGGAAGAAATCGTTGCCAGGATACAACAAAGGGAAGAAGCAGCAGTCAAGCGGGAGCGAGCCATGGCGTATGCCTTCTCCCACCAG TGGAGGGTGAACTCTGGGGTGAGCCAAGGGCCATTCGTGTACGAGCTCGCAAAAGGCAACTGGGAGTGGAGTTGGGTGGACAGGTGGATTGCTGCTCGCCCGTGGGAGACCAGGCCTTCATCTCATTCCATGGCCAAGACAGCCAGCAAAGCAGGTAAGAACGCCAGCCTTTCAGGTCAGAAAGCACAAGGATCCACGAAGAAGCCATCTAAGCCATCCGAAGAAGCAGCAGCGAGCAAGGAGTCGAACACCACCAACGTTGCAAGCTCTGCTCGCCCGAGAACCAGGAGTACAAAAGCGACGAAGCAAGAACAGCAGCCGTAA
- the LOC135614845 gene encoding prefoldin subunit 6-like has protein sequence MASSPAAVKELQRDLENQANALSKIQKDIAKNHQVRKQYTIQLGENELVLKELELLNENSNVYKLIGPVLVKQDLAEANANVRKRIEYISAELKRLDGTLQDLEDKQNSKKESVLKLQQRIHSLQAGKSKS, from the exons ATGGCTTCGTCTCCGGCGGCCGTCAAGGAACTGCAGCGCGATCTCGAAAACCAGGCCAACGCCCTCAGCAAGATACAAAAAG ACATCGCTAAGAACCACCAGGTCCGGAAGCAGTACACCATCCAGCTCGGCGAGAACGAGCTCGTCCTTAAG GAACTGGAATTATTGAATGAGAATTCCAACGTGTACAAGCTGATCGGGCCGGTGCTCGTGAAGCAGGACCTCGCCGAAGCCAACGCCAATGTGCGTAAAAGGATCGAGTACATCTCGGCCGAACT TAAACGGCTTGATGGGACGCTTCAGGATTTGGAGGACAAGCAGAACAGCAAGAAGGAATCG GTCTTAAAATTACAACAGAGGATTCATTCACTACAGGCTGGAAAATCCAAATCCTAG
- the LOC103987804 gene encoding protein SEEDLING PLASTID DEVELOPMENT 1 isoform X3: MLLLRPNPHLSSVAALARTRGSLPPFLSFFSLRLPSRSLPAPLPLFSTPPRRPRRLPPPTAGDDVADQYDGFDEELRRLLVLLPLEMRRRAEAHPEVRRLVEIVMDLGRRPLARFPSGDFFLSDCPISSQDLHHAASQVGDFAADNRAGISRTLHRISAIRNRKGSIVGLTCRVGRSVTGSANLLRDLVKDGGSLLLIGPPGVGKTTVIREIARMLADDYKKRVMIVDTSNEIGGDGDIPHAGIGSARRLQVPYPDMQHKVLIEAVENHMPQVIVIDEIGTKLEAVAASTIAQRGIQLVATAHGVTIENLIMNPSLEMLVGGIQSVTLGDEEASRRGVQKTVLERKGPSTFTFGAEIVSKTEVRVHRSLEATVDALLAGRSPNFEIRKMDIEESTVETLPLQKESLGDIFTLKEEESKVENDLLIPSQKLCNNMPAIEFKEKELDISHKVGRDFHLFVYGEARLAIEQIVIPQGKSVQLLPRPPHIIPVQIDLIKKYKLKWEMVGQEPGVYLRIFPLPLLAGIGEKKSVGQVVDENIELDELRSFSDTESSQSGIPRLPLLPEW, from the exons ATGCTGCTGCTCCGCCCAAATCCGCACCTGTCCTCCGTCGCCGCCCTAGCCCGCACCCGCGGCTCCCTCCCGCCGTTCCTCTCATTCTTCTCCCTCCGGCTCCCGTCCCGTAGCCTCCCCGCGCCGTTGCCCCTTTTCTCTACGCCGCCGCGCCGGCCGCGCCGTCTTCCCCCTCCCACCGCCGGCGACGACGTCGCCGACCAATACGACGGGTTCGATGAGGAGCTGCGCCGTCTTCTGGTCCTCCTCCCGCTGGAGATGCGGAGGCGGGCGGAGGCCCATCCGGAGGTCCGCCGCCTCGTCGAGATCGTCATGGACCTGGGCCGGCGGCCCCTTGCCCGCTTCCCCTCCGGCGACTTCTTTCTCTCCGACTGCCCCATCTCCTCCCAGGACCTCCACCACGCCGCCTCCCAG GTGGGCGACTTTGCCGCGGATAATCGGGCGGGCATCAGTCGGACGTTGCACCGGATTAGCGCCATCAGGAACCGGAAGGGCTCCATCGTTGGACTCACTTGCCGGGTTGGCCGATCAGTCACCGGCAGTGCCAATCTGCTGCGTGATTTGGTGAAGGATGGGGGTTCACTGTTACTTATAGGTCCTCCAGGAGTCGGCAAGACCACAGTCATCAG AGAAATAGCAAGGATGCTTGCAGATGATTACAAGAAACGGGTCATGATCGTTGACACCTCCAATGAGATAGGTGGAGATGGTGACATTCCTCATGCTGGGATAGGGAGTGCCCGTAGGTTGCAAGTGCCCTACCCTGACATGCAACACAAG GTGTTGATCGAAGCAGTAGAAAACCATATGCCACAAGTAATTGTGATCGATGAAATTGGAACTAAGCTAGAAGCGGTAGCTGCTAGTACCATTGCACAACGTGGTATCCAGCTTGTTGCCACTGCTCATGGAGTAACAATAGAGAATTTGATCATGAATCCTTCTTTAGAGATGCTTGTGGGGGGAATACAA AGTGTTACTTTAGGTGATGAAGAGGCTAGCAGAAGAGGTGTCCAGAAGACTGTCCTGGAGCGAAAAGGACCTTCAACATTTACATTTGGTGCAGAGATTGTCTCAAAGACTGAAGTACGAGTCCATCGTAGTTTAGAAGCCACAGTGGATGCTCTTCTAGCAG GCCGGTCTCCAAATTTTGAAATTCGCAAGATGGACATCGAAGAGTCGACAGTTGAAACCCTTCCTTTGCAGAAGGAATCTCTTGGCGATATTTTCACTTTGAAGGAAGAAGAAAGCAAGGTCGAGAATGATCTTCTaattcctagtcaaaagttgtgcAACAACATGCCTGCTATTGAATTTAAGGAAAAAGAGCTTGATATATCTCATAAAGTTGGAAGAGATTTCCACCTCTTTGTTTATGGG GAAGCAAGACTGGCTATCGAACAAATTGTGATTCCACAAGGGAAGTCCGTACAGCTTCTCCCAAGACCACCACATATCATTCCAGTTCAGATAGACCTGATCAAGAAGTACAAACTCAAGTGGGAGATGGTGGGCCAAGAGCCTGGTGTTTATCTAAGAATCTTTCCCCTTCCCCTCCTGGCTGGCATTGGAGAAAAGAAATCCGTTGGTCAAGTTGTTGATGAGAATATTGAGCTCGACGAATTAAGAAGTTTCAGTGATACAGAGAGTTCACAAAGTGGGATACCTAGACTGCCTCTCCTCCCTGAATGGTAG
- the LOC103987804 gene encoding protein SEEDLING PLASTID DEVELOPMENT 1 isoform X2: MLLLRPNPHLSSVAALARTRGSLPPFLSFFSLRLPSRSLPAPLPLFSTPPRRPRRLPPPTAGDDVADQYDGFDEELRRLLVLLPLEMRRRAEAHPEVRRLVEIVMDLGRRPLARFPSGDFFLSDCPISSQDLHHAASQVGDFAADNRAGISRTLHRISAIRNRKGSIVGLTCRVGRSVTGSANLLRDLVKDGGSLLLIGPPGVGKTTVIREIARMLADDYKKRVMIVDTSNEIGGDGDIPHAGIGSARRLQVPYPDMQHKVLIEAVENHMPQVIVIDEIGTKLEAVAASTIAQRGIQLVATAHGVTIENLIMNPSLEMLVGGIQSVTLGDEEASRRGVQKTVLERKGPSTFTFGAEIVSKTEVRVHRSLEATVDALLAGRSPNFEIRKMDIEESTVETLPLQKESLGDIFTLKEEESKVENDLLIPSQKLCNNMPAIEFKEKELDISHKVGRDFHLFVYGIMESSILQALKQLGIDEMIEITDNISEADAFLALSSKLKKNSQIQAVAKSRDIPIFVTKSTSLVQITKAVGALVNEHANVSKYHKAEHEATSSEMVDALEFSVFRKQDWLSNKL, translated from the exons ATGCTGCTGCTCCGCCCAAATCCGCACCTGTCCTCCGTCGCCGCCCTAGCCCGCACCCGCGGCTCCCTCCCGCCGTTCCTCTCATTCTTCTCCCTCCGGCTCCCGTCCCGTAGCCTCCCCGCGCCGTTGCCCCTTTTCTCTACGCCGCCGCGCCGGCCGCGCCGTCTTCCCCCTCCCACCGCCGGCGACGACGTCGCCGACCAATACGACGGGTTCGATGAGGAGCTGCGCCGTCTTCTGGTCCTCCTCCCGCTGGAGATGCGGAGGCGGGCGGAGGCCCATCCGGAGGTCCGCCGCCTCGTCGAGATCGTCATGGACCTGGGCCGGCGGCCCCTTGCCCGCTTCCCCTCCGGCGACTTCTTTCTCTCCGACTGCCCCATCTCCTCCCAGGACCTCCACCACGCCGCCTCCCAG GTGGGCGACTTTGCCGCGGATAATCGGGCGGGCATCAGTCGGACGTTGCACCGGATTAGCGCCATCAGGAACCGGAAGGGCTCCATCGTTGGACTCACTTGCCGGGTTGGCCGATCAGTCACCGGCAGTGCCAATCTGCTGCGTGATTTGGTGAAGGATGGGGGTTCACTGTTACTTATAGGTCCTCCAGGAGTCGGCAAGACCACAGTCATCAG AGAAATAGCAAGGATGCTTGCAGATGATTACAAGAAACGGGTCATGATCGTTGACACCTCCAATGAGATAGGTGGAGATGGTGACATTCCTCATGCTGGGATAGGGAGTGCCCGTAGGTTGCAAGTGCCCTACCCTGACATGCAACACAAG GTGTTGATCGAAGCAGTAGAAAACCATATGCCACAAGTAATTGTGATCGATGAAATTGGAACTAAGCTAGAAGCGGTAGCTGCTAGTACCATTGCACAACGTGGTATCCAGCTTGTTGCCACTGCTCATGGAGTAACAATAGAGAATTTGATCATGAATCCTTCTTTAGAGATGCTTGTGGGGGGAATACAA AGTGTTACTTTAGGTGATGAAGAGGCTAGCAGAAGAGGTGTCCAGAAGACTGTCCTGGAGCGAAAAGGACCTTCAACATTTACATTTGGTGCAGAGATTGTCTCAAAGACTGAAGTACGAGTCCATCGTAGTTTAGAAGCCACAGTGGATGCTCTTCTAGCAG GCCGGTCTCCAAATTTTGAAATTCGCAAGATGGACATCGAAGAGTCGACAGTTGAAACCCTTCCTTTGCAGAAGGAATCTCTTGGCGATATTTTCACTTTGAAGGAAGAAGAAAGCAAGGTCGAGAATGATCTTCTaattcctagtcaaaagttgtgcAACAACATGCCTGCTATTGAATTTAAGGAAAAAGAGCTTGATATATCTCATAAAGTTGGAAGAGATTTCCACCTCTTTGTTTATGGG ATCATGGAATCAAGCATCTTACAAGCACTAAAACAGTTGGGAATTGATGAAATGATTGAGATAACTGATAATATAAGTGAAGCAGATGCATTTCTTGCCTTATCCTCCAAACTCAAAAAGAACTCCCAAATTCAGGCAGTTGCCAAGTCTCGCGACATTCCAATCTTTGTCACAAAG TCAACCTCTTTGGTACAGATTACAAAGGCTGTAGGTGCCCTTGTTAATGAACATGCCAATGTATCCAAATATCATAAAGCAGAACACGAAGCAACTTCATCAGAGATGGTTGATGCTctagag TTTTCTGTTTTCAGGAAGCAAGACTGGCTATCGAACAAATTGTGA
- the LOC135614843 gene encoding protein IQ-DOMAIN 9-like isoform X1, translating to MGSGDWLKTIINRKKAKQDGAKKLSGSSNQQSNGFELKGQSRKDPGKLFGGADGMASEDIAATRIQTAFRGFKARKAFRSLKRVQRLQAFTHRNSVQKQASNTWSHVQSWSKMQAEIRARRANMVAEGRFRQKKHDNRSKLEAKLHDLALEWNGGSETKEEIVARIQQREEAAVKRERAMAYAFSHQWRVNSGVSQGPFVYELAKGNWEWSWVDRWIAARPWETRPSSHSMAKTASKAGKNASLSGQKAQGSTKKPSKPSEEAAASKESNTTNVASSARPRTRSTKATKQEQQP from the exons ATGGGCTCTGGGGATTGGTTAAAGACGATAATTAATCGGAAGAAAGCAAAGCAAGATGGGGCAAAGAAACTTTCG GGTTCGTCCAACCAGCAATCCAATGGGTTCGAGTTGAAGGGTCAGTCTCGTAAAGATCCCGGTAAATTATTTGGTGGTGCTGATGGCATGGCTTCTGAGGATATTGCTGCTACTCGAATCCAAACTGCTTTCCGAGGATTCAAG GCAAGGAAAGCTTTCCGTAGTCTGAAGAGAGTCCAAAGATTGCAAGCCTTTACCCATCGCAATTCTGTACAGAAGCAGGCATCAAACACTTGGAGCCATGTCCAGTCCTGGAGCAAAATGCAAGCAGAAATCAGAGCCCGACGTGCTAATATGGTGGCAGAAGGCCGCTTCAGGCAGAAGAAACATGACAACCGGTCGAAACTTGAGGCCAAGCTTCATGATCTTGCG TTGGAATGGAACGGAGGCTCCGAGACGAAGGAAGAAATCGTTGCCAGGATACAACAAAGGGAAGAAGCAGCAGTCAAGCGGGAGCGAGCCATGGCGTATGCCTTCTCCCACCAG TGGAGGGTGAACTCTGGGGTGAGCCAAGGGCCATTCGTGTACGAGCTCGCAAAAGGCAACTGGGAGTGGAGTTGGGTGGACAGGTGGATTGCTGCTCGCCCGTGGGAGACCAGGCCTTCATCTCATTCCATGGCCAAGACAGCCAGCAAAGCAGGTAAGAACGCCAGCCTTTCAGGTCAGAAAGCACAAGGATCCACGAAGAAGCCATCTAAGCCATCCGAAGAAGCAGCAGCGAGCAAGGAGTCGAACACCACCAACGTTGCAAGCTCTGCTCGCCCGAGAACCAGGAGTACAAAAGCGACGAAGCAAGAACAGCAGCCGTAA
- the LOC135614844 gene encoding mannosyl-oligosaccharide 1,2-alpha-mannosidase MNS3-like, whose translation MSSRSLPYSVQDVHYDNAKFRHRSPFKVITQALVTSRIRYSCGGCSIGKFLMLLMIVGLTYLVMHRSPDHSASNVLSNGDENGDHKYVKEGVSRIRRIWRKPPRLPPQLPPDEERNFRSSPEEQRLYWVSRQQKIKEAFIHAWSGYRDYAMGYDELMPLSRRGTDGLGGLGATIIDSLDTAIIMGADEIVIEAMSWIENKLMERIEKKGQVNLFETTIRVLGGLLSAYHLSGGDNVTTGDIGIPMTLKGVKSDILLEIAKNLGDRLLSAFTSSPTPIPFSDVVLHDRSAHPAPDGLSSTSEVSTLQLEFNYLSKVSGDPKYGSEAMKVLEHFRTLPKVEGLVPIYISPHSGQFNGENIRLGSRGDSYYEYLIKVWIQQKNSGSQLNYLYEMYEEAMRGVRHLLVRRSIPKGLVFVGELPYGSNGAFSPKMDHLVCFLPGTLALGATKGITRKKAEERNLLTPEDLENLKLAEDLAKTCFEMYAVTSTGLAPEIAYFHVEGDSERGLDGGNKSSEYIDDILIKHNDRHNLLRPETVESLFVLHRITEDPKYREWGWRIFEAFEKYTKADSGGYTSLDDVTVIPPRKRDKMETFFLGETLKYLYLLFGDEHVVPLDKFVFNTEAHPLPISWSKDSA comes from the exons ATGTCATCCAGATCTTTGCCCTACTCCGTGCAAGATGTTCACTATGACAACGCCAAGTTCCGCCACCGATCCCCATTCAAG GTGATTACTCAAGCATTGGTTACCAGCCGCATCAGATATTCTTGCGGTGGCTGTAGCATAGGAAAATTCTTAATGTTATTAATGATCGTGGGTTTGACATACTTGGTAATGCATAGAAGTCCCGATCATTCTGCATCAAATGTACTTTCGAATGGAGATGAAAATGGTGACCATAAGTATGTCAAGGAAGGCGTTAGTAGAATACGTAGAATTTGGAGAAAACCTCCAAGGCTTCCTCCACAGCTTCCACCTGATGAAGAGCGAAATTTTAGATCTAGTCCTGAAGAACAGAGGCTCTATTGGGTTTCTAGGCAACAAAAGATCAAAGAGGCATTTATTCATGCTTGGTCTGGCTACAGGGACTATGCAATGGGTTATGATGAACTTATGCCATTGAGTCGAAGAGGCACTGATGGTTTGGGAGGCCTAGGTGCCACCATCATAGATTCCTTGGATACAGCAATTATCATGGGTGCTGATGAAATTGTTATTGAGGCAATGTCTTGGATAGAAAATAAACTTATGGAAAGAATTGAAAAGAAAGGGCAGGTCAACTTATTTGAGACAACCATTCGTGTGTTAGGTGGTCTTCTCAGTGCTTATCACTTGAGCGGGGGGGATAATGTAACTACAGGTGACATTGGGATACCTATGACTCTTAAAGGAGTTAAATCTGATATTCTCTTGGAAATAGCAAAAAACTTAGGTGACAGGTTGTTATCTGCCTTTACTTCAAGTCCAACGCCAATTCCTTTCAGTGATGTTGTTCTCCATGATCGTTCTGCCCATCCTGCTCCTGATGGGTTAAGCAGTACGTCTGAAGTATCAACCTTGCAGCTTGAGTTCAATTACCTCAGTAAAGTTTCTGGTGATCCCAAGTATGGTTCAGAGGCGATGAAGGTTTTGGAACATTTTAGGACTCTTCCCAAGGTGGAAGGACTGGTTCCTATCTATATCAG TCCTCACTCTGGTCAGTTTAATGGAGAGAATATTCGGCTAGGATCTCGTGGTGACAGCTACTATGAATACTTGATAAAAGTTTGGATTCAGCAAAAGAATAGTGGCAGCCAGCTAAATTATTTATATGAGATGTATGAAGAAGCAATGAGAGGGGTGAGGCACCTTCTAGTTCGAAGATCCATTCCCAAAGGATTAGTATTTGTTGGGGAGCTTCCTTATGGATCTAACGGTGCTTTTAGCCCTAAAATGGATCACCTG GTTTGTTTCCTACCAGGAACCTTGGCTCTTGGTGCAACAAAAGGTATTACAAGGAAGAAAGCAGAGGAAAGAAATTTGTTGACCCCAGAGGATTTGGAGAATTTGAAGCTTGCTGAAGATCTAGCAAAAACCTGCTTTGAAATGTATGCTGTCACTTCTACAGGTCTTGCTCCTGAAATTGCTTATTTCCATGTTGAG GGTGATTCTGAAAGGGGTCTTGATGGTGGTAATAAGAGCTCTGAGTATATAGATGACATATTAATTAAGCACAATGATCGCCACAACCTTTTGCGCCCTGAAACAGTGGAATCTTTATTTGTGTTGCATCGTATAACTGAAGATCCAAA ATATCGAGAATGGGGTTGGCGGATCTTTGAGGCCTTCGAAAAATATACAAAAGCAGACTCTGGTGGCTACACATCCCTTGATGACGTCACAGTAATACCTCCTCGTAAAAGAGACAAGATGGAGACATTCTTCTTAGGTGAAACCTTGAAGTATCTATATTTGCTGTTTGGAGACGAGCATGTTGTGCCTTTAGATAAATTTGTATTCAACACAGAAGCCCATCCTCTTCCGATTAGTTGGTCTAAAGATTCGGCCTAG